CCCTGCCTTGCAGCGAGCCTCAGCGCGCCCAGCAGAGCGCCGACTCCCGATGCGCCCATGAGCAGTCCGAGCTCTCTGGCCCCGCCGTGAAAGATCCGGCCGGCAAAGATCGGCATGAGTACCACATAGGGCATTCCCATGAGGCTGATGATCCCAAGGAGGATCAGCAAGGCCCGAATCGGCCCAGGGGCCCACACAAAGCGGAACCCCTCGATGATGCTGGCCAGCGCTGATCCGAGTAATGGAACGCGCGCCTGCGCCGTGATTCTCATCATCAAAAGCCCGGTGATGACGGCAAGGTAGCTCATGGCATTTGCGAAGAAACACCACCCCTCGCCGATGCTCGCCACCAGCACGCCCGCTAAGGCCGGGCCGACAATCCGGGCGCCGTTGAACATCGAGGAGTTCAAGGCGATGGCGTTGAGGAGATCGTCCCGGCCCACCATATCCACCACGAACGCCTGCCGAGCCGGGATGTCGAAGGCATTGACCACGCCGAGGGCGGCTGCGAGCACGAAGACGTGGACCACGTGCACGCGGTGGGCCAGCGTCAGTGCGGCAAGTGCGAAGGCAAGAAGCATCGACGCACTCTGCGCGGCAATGAGGATGAGTCGCCTGTTGTGCCGGTCGGAGACGGCGCCGCCCAGGGGAGCGACCAGAAACACGGGGATCTGGCTCGCAAAGCCGACCAGTCCCAGCATCATCGCCGAACCGGTCAGACGGTAAACGAGCCACGACTGTGCGACCGACTGCATCCAGGTGCCGATCAGGGAGACAAGCTGGCCGGCGAAAAAGAGCCGGTAATTCCGGTGGCGAAAGGCCTGCAACACCGACCACTCCCGCGATGCGGCCGCCCCCTCTGTTTTACTGTCTGGAGATTCTCTGTTCACCAATTCCATTCTCGCAACGAAGGAGACTCCTGGTCTTTCTTGGCTCATAGAACATTAAGGGAATTCCGGCAGTATTTAATGTTGAACCTCGGCGCTTGGGAAAACTTCCAAACGCAGAACCGCTATTCTATACAGGAAGACGCCGAAGGAGATCACCCCTGCGGTGATCGCGATCTCCATCCAGGAAGGAAAATAGGAACCGCCGTGTGCGGCCTGGGTCAGAAAATTTGTGTCAAACCGGTTCAGGATCACGCCGGCCATGACAAGGATCTGTCCCCCCAGGATTCGTCCGACCGGCCCCTCACGGCTTGCAGATGCAAGGAGAAGCATGGGCACGATCACGCCGGCCATGATTTCAATAAAGAAAAGCACACTGGCTCGGCTCCCTTCCAGCATAAGAGGAAAATTTCCCCTAACGGCAAGATCAGTGAACCGTACCGCCAAATAGATGAGAAGCGAAACCGCCGATCCCTTGGCGAGGCCCCTCAGAATCCCGACCTCATATCCCCTTTTGAAGGCCCATGAACTCACGATGCTCTCAAAAGAGACCATGGCCATGCCTGCGGCCACGGCCGAGAGGAAATAAAGAAGGCCGATGAGAGGCGTGTACCAGAGGTGGTGGAGTTTGTCGGGCACAATCAGGAAGAGGTTTCCCAGCGAAGACTGGTGATGAAAGGAAAGGGTCACCCCTGCGATGACCAGAGGGAATAGGACCAGTTTGTTCTTCATGAAGCTTGCGAGACCGTGCATACCGGCCCCATCAAGCAGGGCCGGCGAAAATTCCATGGCCAGCACGGCGGTGTAGAGGGCGATGCACCAGACCACCTCAAAGAGAACCGAGCGGTACTGCCACATGACCAGCGGATGCCAGAACGAGAGCGGCTTCCCGATATCAATGATCACTCCCATGACAAGGAGAAGGTAGCCGAGGAAGGCCGTCAGGACCGCGGGCCGGGCCACGGGTTTGTATTTCTTCCAGTTGAAGATATAGATAGCCGCAGTGAGCGTGAACCCGCCTGCGGCCAAGGCCACCCCCACGAAGATATCCATACCCACCCAGATGCCCCACGGAAAACTGTCGCTGAGATGTGTGGAGGCGCCGAGTCCCATGGCAAAGCGGTAGACCATGCATCCCGCGCCCAGCGCCATCAGGAAAAACAGGGGCCATGTGCTCCTGGAAATCAACGGGATGTCTTTGAGCCGATTCATGTTGGAACCTCAACAGGGAGAATCCGTCAGCAATCAGCGATCAGCTTTGAGCCAAACATCCTGACCCCTTCGAGAGGATTTCTTCCCCTTATTCCCTCTCCACTCATCTCCCTCCCCTTTATCCCCTCCTCTATGAGCCGTTGGCTCCGAACCATAGGCCATCAAGAGCGGGGAAATAAGTCAGGATATTCTCAAAAACGATGGGACGATTCATTAGCTTACTTCTATTCTTTCCCCTCCCCATCGCGGGAGGGGGTTAGGGGGCGGGGGTCTTCCGCGTTCCACCCTCTGCCTCTGGCCCTCTGTCCGTGGTCTGCCCTCCGATCTCTCCCCTGTTTCTTATCCATGCAATCGCCCCAAGAAGCGCCACCAGTGCGGTCACGCTGAAGGGGATCTTGGCAAGCGACTTCCACGTAATCGCCGGCAGGACCGCGCTCCCCACATGGGTGTTGAATCCGATCTTATCAAAGGGGACACCGGAGATATAGATCCAGGAAGTCCCCCCGGCCTCTTCCAATCCGTAAATATGGGGCACATACTTTCCGGGGTTTCTGCGGATACGCGCTTTAGCCTCCTTGACGATATCGTCATACTCACCGTAGAGCATAGTCTCGGTCGGACAGGTCTTGATGCAGGCCGGAACCAGGCCGTCTCGGATCCTCTCCGAACAGAAGCTGCACTTCTGCACCCAGGGAAAGGCGCTTTCCCACTCGTACTTCGGGATCTCAAAGGGACAGGCCAGCATGCAGTAGCGGCACCCGATGCACCGGTCGAAGTGATAGATCACAGGCCCGGCCTCTGTCTTGGCGAGGGCCCCCACCGGGCAGGCCGAGGCGCAGGCCGGTTTCTTGCAGTGAAGGCACTGGTTCTTGACAAAGCTCCAGACCGGCACGCCGTCCATTTCCTGCTCATGAAAGCGGATGTGGGTATAGCAGTCGGAGTTAAGCCTGGAAGGATTGGTGAAGTTCCCGGACAGGGTCGTTCTCCGCGCCTTGCGCTCATTCCACTCCTTGCACGCCGCCTGGCACCCCCGGCAGCCCGTGCAACGCGTGAGATCAATCAGTACGCCTTTGGGCATGTACATGCTCCCTTCGGTCGGAGGAGTATACAGAATATATTTGCGGCAGAATCAGCTATAGTTTCTCCACATTCACCATAAACGCCTTGGTCTCCGGGATCATGGTGTTCGCATCGCCGATGGTGGGCGTGAGCAGATTCACGCTGTCTCCGCCGCTCCCGTCCTCGGGATACTGCCATCCGAAGTGGTAAGGGAGTCCCACCTGATGCACCGTGTTCCCCATGACCTTGAACGGCTTGAAGCGCGCCGTAACCATGGCTACGGCCTTGACCTCTCCGCGTGCTGAGGTGACCTTGACCCGGTCTCCATTCCTGATCCCCAGATCGGCCGCGAGTTCGCGGCTCATCTCCACAAAGAGTTCCGGCGCCATCTCCAGGAGCCAGGGCTGGTGGCGGGTCATGACCCCGGTCTGCCAGTGTTCGCTCACACGGTACGTGGTCGCCACAAAGGGATAACGGTAATCACAGGAGTAGAAGATATCCTCGGCGTTCTTCCCATCCTCCACGTAGAAAAGTTTCGCCGTAGGGTTGATCCGATGTCTGCTCGACATGGGGTTTTCCTGGATCGGGCACTCCAGCGGCTCATAGTGCTCGGGGAAGGGGCCGTCGTTTCTGTCGGGTCCGAAGATGTGGGCCGCGCCTCCGGGCTTCATGATGAAGGGATTCCTGGAGTCCGGGTTGAGGGCGCCGTCAGGCTTCTTCAGGGGAGGCCATGCCCCGTCCGGCACGTCTCCGACCCACTTCTCATCCTTCCATTCAATGACGGCCCTTGCCGGGTCCCACGGCCGGCCGTACTCGTCCACCGAGGCGCGGTTGTAGATGATCCTCCGGTTCACGGGCCAGCACCACCCCCACTCCGGATAGAGCCCGATCCCTGAGCGGTCTTCTACTGAACGCCGGGCCATCCGGTTTCCCTCTTCAGTATAGGAATTGCAAAAGAGCCAGTTGCCCGAAGAGGTGGAGCCGTCCTCTTGAAGCAAGGCAAAGCTCGGCGCCAGCGTCCCTTTCTTGTAGAGCGTCCCCTTAATCTCTTTATCTTTCAGGAAATAACCGTTGATTTCTTTCGCGATCCGGTGCGTGTTGATCTTGTCCGGCGAACCTGCCGTATCCCCGGACCCATAATCCCAGGCGAGCTTGAGCACAGGGTCGGGAAAGACCCCTCCCTCTTGTTCATAAAGTCTCTTGACCCGGCCGTAGAGTTGGTTCACGATCTCGGCATCGGGCATGGACTCTCCCACGGGCGGAACCGCGGCGTACCGCCACTGCGCCCATCGCCCCGAGTTGGTGATGCTCCCCTCCTTCTCCACCGAAGAGGCGCAGGGGAGAAAGAAGACCTCGGTCTTGATCTCCTCCGGATTCACACCCGGGCCCCGCCAGAAGGAGCCGGTCTCATTATCGAAGAGATTGACATTCACCATCCAATCGAGCTTCCCGAGCGCCTTTCTCACCTTGCCGGCATTGGACCCGGAACAGGCCGGGTTCTGCCCCCAGGCGAAAAAGCCTTTGAACTTCCCCTGCGCCATCTCATGAAAGAGCGTAAGCCACGAGGCATCCTGCGTATCGTCCAGCTTGGGGAGCCAGGCATAACCGAAGTCATTCTCCGGTGTTGCGGCCTCACCGTACGCGGCCTTGAGGAGGCTCACCGAATATTTCGGATAATTGCCCCACCAGTTCGCGCTCATGGGCTCCTTCGTCTTGAGAGTATATTTTTCATGGTAAAGAGCAAGGCTCGTATCCGAGGCCCTTGGGGCCTTGAGGTATCCGGGGAGGGCATCAAAGAGAAGGCCGTGGTCGGTGGATCCCTGCACATTGCTCTCCCCGCGGAGCGCATTCACTCCGCCCCCGGCTCGTCCGATATTCCCGAGAAGGAGCTGGACAATGGCCATGGCCCGGATGTTCTGGGTGCCCACGGTATGCTGGGTCCAGCCCATGGCATAGAGGATGGTGGCCGCCCTGTCGGGCCGGCCTGTGGAGGCGTAGACCTTGTAGATCTTTTCAAGAAGTTCCCTGGGCGTGCCCGTGATGGAGGAGACCGTGTCCGGATCATAGCGGGAGACGTGCTTCTTCAGAAGCTCAAGCACGCAGTGGGGATCGGACAGGGCCGGGTCTTTCCTGACAACGCCCCGTTCGTCCGTCTGAAAGGCCCAGGCGGATTTATCATATTTCCTGGAGACCGGGTCATAGCCCGAGAAGACCCCGTCCAGTTCACCGGGCATTTTGAATTCCTCGTTCACCAGGAAGGAGGCGTTGGTATAAAGGCGGACATAATCTCTATGGTAGAGATCGTTTTCCAGGATATAGCGGATCATCCCCGCGATGAATGCGATGTCGGAGCCGGAACGGATCGGGGCATAGATGTCGGCCTTGGAAGAGGTGCGCGTAAACCTGGGGTCCACGCTGATCACGGTGGCGCCCCGATCCTGCGCATCCGTGATCCACTTAAAGGAGATGGGATGGTTCTCGGCAGGGTTGCTCCCCATGATCAGGATCACATCGGCATTCCGGATGTCGATCCAGTGATTCGTCATCGCCCCTCTGCCGAACGACTCTGCCAGAGCCGCTACCGTGGCAGAGTGTCAAATACGGGCCTGATGTTCGATGTAGACAAGCCCGATGGAGCGGAGCCATTTTTGCAGAAGGTAACACTCCTCATTGTCCAGGGCCGCACTCCCCACATGAGCGATGCCGTCGCAGCGGTTGACAAGCTGTCCCTTGTCATTGGTCTGCACAAAGGTCTCATCCCGTGTCTTCTTGATCCTTTTCGCGATCTCATTCAGGGCCCAGTCCCATTCGACTTCTCTCCATGAACTTGCGCCCGGCGCCCGGTACATGGGCCGGATCACCCGTTTGGGATTGTTCACAATCTGAATCAGGGATGCGCCTTTGGAGCAAAGAGAGCCTTTGTTGATGGGGTGATCGGGATCCCCCTCGATATTCACGACCTTCCCATCCCTGGTGTGGACGATCATCCCGCACCCCACCGCACAATAGGGACAGATCGTAGTGGTCACGGCTGCCCCCTGAATCCGGTTCTCCCGTTCCCTGGCCTCGGCCTCGGACGAGCTCAAACCTGCAATGGCGCCTGCTGT
This Nitrospirae bacterium CG2_30_53_67 DNA region includes the following protein-coding sequences:
- a CDS encoding MFS transporter codes for the protein MELVNRESPDSKTEGAAASREWSVLQAFRHRNYRLFFAGQLVSLIGTWMQSVAQSWLVYRLTGSAMMLGLVGFASQIPVFLVAPLGGAVSDRHNRRLILIAAQSASMLLAFALAALTLAHRVHVVHVFVLAAALGVVNAFDIPARQAFVVDMVGRDDLLNAIALNSSMFNGARIVGPALAGVLVASIGEGWCFFANAMSYLAVITGLLMMRITAQARVPLLGSALASIIEGFRFVWAPGPIRALLILLGIISLMGMPYVVLMPIFAGRIFHGGARELGLLMGASGVGALLGALRLAARQGVKGLGRWVALSAGAFGASLILFSLSRSFWLSAALLIPVGFSMMIEMAASNTLIQTMAPDHLRGRVMAVYSMMFMGMAPLGALLSGALADRIGAPVTVAIGGVFCIAGSVVFRVYLPALKVEARRMIVALRAAGGGPAEEVTGDGSAAAPKPGSEQHGHRSGEA
- a CDS encoding formate dehydrogenase-N subunit alpha; translation: MTNHWIDIRNADVILIMGSNPAENHPISFKWITDAQDRGATVISVDPRFTRTSSKADIYAPIRSGSDIAFIAGMIRYILENDLYHRDYVRLYTNASFLVNEEFKMPGELDGVFSGYDPVSRKYDKSAWAFQTDERGVVRKDPALSDPHCVLELLKKHVSRYDPDTVSSITGTPRELLEKIYKVYASTGRPDRAATILYAMGWTQHTVGTQNIRAMAIVQLLLGNIGRAGGGVNALRGESNVQGSTDHGLLFDALPGYLKAPRASDTSLALYHEKYTLKTKEPMSANWWGNYPKYSVSLLKAAYGEAATPENDFGYAWLPKLDDTQDASWLTLFHEMAQGKFKGFFAWGQNPACSGSNAGKVRKALGKLDWMVNVNLFDNETGSFWRGPGVNPEEIKTEVFFLPCASSVEKEGSITNSGRWAQWRYAAVPPVGESMPDAEIVNQLYGRVKRLYEQEGGVFPDPVLKLAWDYGSGDTAGSPDKINTHRIAKEINGYFLKDKEIKGTLYKKGTLAPSFALLQEDGSTSSGNWLFCNSYTEEGNRMARRSVEDRSGIGLYPEWGWCWPVNRRIIYNRASVDEYGRPWDPARAVIEWKDEKWVGDVPDGAWPPLKKPDGALNPDSRNPFIMKPGGAAHIFGPDRNDGPFPEHYEPLECPIQENPMSSRHRINPTAKLFYVEDGKNAEDIFYSCDYRYPFVATTYRVSEHWQTGVMTRHQPWLLEMAPELFVEMSRELAADLGIRNGDRVKVTSARGEVKAVAMVTARFKPFKVMGNTVHQVGLPYHFGWQYPEDGSGGDSVNLLTPTIGDANTMIPETKAFMVNVEKL
- a CDS encoding formate dehydrogenase, translating into MSLTRRDFLKLSGTTVTAGAIAGLSSSEAEARERENRIQGAAVTTTICPYCAVGCGMIVHTRDGKVVNIEGDPDHPINKGSLCSKGASLIQIVNNPKRVIRPMYRAPGASSWREVEWDWALNEIAKRIKKTRDETFVQTNDKGQLVNRCDGIAHVGSAALDNEECYLLQKWLRSIGLVYIEHQARI